The Maridesulfovibrio sp. genomic sequence ATGCAGATCGTGGAGTCGGGTGACAAAAATAAAAGTGTCCACGTAACCACTGCAAATCTGAGCAAAATTCTCGGAGTATATAGATTCCGGTACGGTGCCAGTGAAGAGAAATCCCTTGTAGGGGTTTCTACCGGGCTTGCCTATACCCAGGTGGGTGGTGAAATGCTCATGGTGGAAGTTGTACTCATGCCCGGTAAAGGTAAAGTTGTTATTACCGGTAAGCTTGGTGAGGTCATGCAGGAGTCTGCTCAGGCAGCGCTTTCATATATTCGCTCCCGTTCCGACCTTTTCGGGCTGAAATCAGATTTTCATGAGAAGATCGATATACATGTTCATGTGCCTGAAGGAGCTACTCCCAAGGATGGCCCATCTGCAGGGATTACTCTCTGTACCGCCATTGCATCCGCGTTCCTGAATGTTCCGGTTCGGCATGATCTGGCCATGACCGGGGAGATCACCTTGCGTGGCCGGGTTCTGCCTATCGGCGGCCTTCGGGAAAAGCTTCTGGCTGCTCACAGGGGTCTTTCCAAGACCGTGCTGATCCCTATTGATAACAAGAAAGACCTTAAGGATGTGCCGGATGTAATTCTTAAGGATCTTGAAATTATTCCGGTGGAGAGTATGGATGAAGTGCTTAGCTATGCTCTGGATAATCTTTCAACGGAAGAGTTGTTCCGGGGGCGCGACAGCGCTACTCCCATAGCGCTCAATCTGATTAAGGAAGAGTATCAGGCTCAGCCGCATTAAGTCCGGTTTGTGTATAGCTGTTTTGAAAGGATGCCCTGTAGCGGGGCATCCTTTTTTTTATTCCCGGTTCCGTAGGGCATGGTTTCATGCTAGAGTTAAGCATGGAAAGTAACCATAAAATATATAAAGAAGCTTTGATTATAGGCTGGTTACGACATGTGTTTACGGTTGTTTTTGTAATTGTTTTTATTCTTACTATTTTTATTTGCTCAGTTGCATCAGGTGATAATGATCTCAACCGGATTTTGCAGGAATCGATCCGGGAACTGAAAATTCCCGGTGCAGTGATGATGGTGGAAAATCCTCAGGGACAGGTCCGGACCTACCGGGCCGGGGTGCGCCGGGTCAAAGGCCGCAGACCCATGAGTGATAATCTTAGATTTCGGATAGGCAGTGTTACAAAGACATTTGTGGCTTCTATTGTACTTATGCTTGTACAAGAGGGCAAAATCGGACTTGATACCGAAGTTCATGATATTTTGCCTGATATCCTCTCTGAGGATGAGCATGTCACAGTTCGGAATCTGTTGCAGATGAGGAGTTGTCTGGGCAATTTTACAATGGATAAGGCGTTTTTGCGTTTGTTTAGGGAAAGGCCGTGGACGCATTGGAAACCTGAACATCTCCTTAAATTCGGGGAAAAGAAGCGATGCAAGGAAGGATGGAAATTTGAATATAACAACTCTAACTATATCCTTCTGGGGTTGCTGATAGAGGAGGTGACCGGAGATAGTTTTGAAAATCAAGTCTATCAAAGGATACTCGATCCTTTGAATTTAAAATCGACAACTTTCCCTGTTAGGAGTGCCAATA encodes the following:
- a CDS encoding serine hydrolase domain-containing protein — protein: MFTVVFVIVFILTIFICSVASGDNDLNRILQESIRELKIPGAVMMVENPQGQVRTYRAGVRRVKGRRPMSDNLRFRIGSVTKTFVASIVLMLVQEGKIGLDTEVHDILPDILSEDEHVTVRNLLQMRSCLGNFTMDKAFLRLFRERPWTHWKPEHLLKFGEKKRCKEGWKFEYNNSNYILLGLLIEEVTGDSFENQVYQRILDPLNLKSTTFPVRSANISEPYAHGYDYNFQTGKIIDLSLKINPSWAWCSGNGVSTAQDLLNWIKAYLNGFGIGSSLLSEQMDFLPVTYDGVSYGLGVMYKYAAVGHNGNFAGIYTAAAFRYKGYYFVILTNGQAYGGGRKATAESIFWRIVKNSVLFKNAKN